The proteins below are encoded in one region of Reichenbachiella sp. 5M10:
- a CDS encoding NAD(P)H-binding protein, with translation MKIVLTGSLGRIGKPLTKSLVKIGHSVTVISSKTDRQKEIETLGAKAAIGSMQDVDFLSTTFKDADVVYLMIAWDAIGNIFDKSIDFPTEFSKIASKYKQAVKQAGVKKVVHLSSIGAHTNQGIGSLSVYNGVEDIMNQLPTDVSIKFMRPVAFYPNLFRFMESIKTNGAIMQSYGGDKKEPWVSPLDIADAIVEEMEKPFDGRNSRYIASDEVSPNEVATILGEAIGNPDLKWQTVPAEELLRGVLASGMNEWVAKGFIEMQAAQGSGILYEDFYKNKPDLGKVKMTDFVKEFAAVYKQ, from the coding sequence ATGAAAATAGTATTGACAGGCTCATTGGGTCGTATTGGGAAACCACTAACAAAAAGTTTAGTAAAAATCGGGCATTCGGTAACCGTTATTAGCAGTAAAACCGATAGACAAAAAGAAATCGAAACTCTTGGGGCAAAAGCAGCAATCGGCAGTATGCAGGATGTTGATTTTTTAAGTACAACATTTAAAGATGCTGATGTTGTTTACTTGATGATAGCCTGGGATGCCATAGGTAACATCTTTGACAAAAGCATAGATTTCCCTACTGAATTCAGCAAAATTGCCAGCAAGTATAAGCAAGCTGTCAAACAGGCAGGTGTAAAAAAAGTGGTGCATTTGAGTAGTATCGGGGCACATACTAACCAAGGTATTGGCAGCCTTTCTGTTTATAATGGTGTTGAGGACATAATGAATCAATTGCCTACTGATGTGTCCATCAAATTTATGCGACCTGTTGCGTTTTATCCTAACCTTTTTAGGTTTATGGAAAGTATCAAGACCAATGGAGCTATTATGCAAAGTTATGGTGGCGACAAAAAAGAGCCATGGGTTTCACCATTAGATATTGCAGATGCTATTGTAGAAGAAATGGAGAAACCTTTTGATGGCAGAAACTCTCGCTATATAGCAAGTGATGAAGTTTCACCCAATGAGGTAGCTACAATTTTAGGAGAAGCCATAGGAAACCCAGATTTGAAATGGCAAACTGTACCGGCTGAAGAGTTACTGCGTGGTGTACTGGCGTCAGGGATGAATGAGTGGGTTGCTAAAGGTTTTATAGAAATGCAAGCCGCACAAGGAAGTGGCATTTTATACGAAGATTTTTATAAAAACAAACCAGACTTAGGCAAGGTGAAAATGACAGATTTTGTCAAGGAATTCGCAGCAGTTTATAAGCAATGA
- a CDS encoding SDR family NAD(P)-dependent oxidoreductase produces the protein MQQGYYLYIGSRSIERGNLAIEKRKNKGVTNAESIHLDVNDTASVDKARIELGKKTDVLDALINNAGINGGMPQQALSTTIDQLQTVFDTKLVWCGESYPSIWRFIR, from the coding sequence TTGCAACAAGGGTATTATCTTTATATAGGTAGTCGTAGCATTGAAAGAGGAAATCTTGCCATAGAAAAACGGAAAAATAAAGGGGTAACAAATGCCGAATCTATTCATTTAGATGTAAACGATACCGCTTCGGTGGATAAAGCAAGAATCGAATTAGGTAAAAAGACAGATGTGTTGGACGCACTTATAAACAATGCAGGTATTAATGGGGGAATGCCACAACAAGCATTGAGTACAACCATTGACCAATTGCAAACTGTGTTCGACACCAAGCTTGTATGGTGTGGTGAGAGTTACCCAAGCATTTGGAGGTTTATTAGGTAA
- a CDS encoding AraC family transcriptional regulator, with protein sequence MKKGKNNFQVFQSLSDLHRVLGLPKPLHPMISFTDIKDIKILPEELGNTYILNFYKISYKSTLCGQAKYGQHYYDFGEGGLVYTAPNQVFELNHQPSTGFLLLIHPDFLLSYPLANKIKQFGFFGYATNEALHISDKEKETIFSIFKIIDEELRSRIDDFSQDVIISQIELLLNYSNRYYKRQFITRKVVNNDLLQKLEEILDDYFNNNKTLTQGIPTVQSLAEQLNISSSYLSDLLRSLIGQSAQHYIHSKLIEKAKEKLSTTNFTVSEIAYELGFEHAQSFSKLFKSKTNLSPLEFRQSFN encoded by the coding sequence ATGAAAAAAGGGAAAAACAATTTTCAAGTATTTCAATCTTTATCCGACTTGCATCGGGTGCTTGGTTTGCCAAAGCCGTTGCACCCGATGATAAGTTTTACAGACATTAAGGACATCAAAATTTTACCAGAAGAATTAGGAAATACTTATATCCTTAACTTCTACAAAATATCTTATAAATCAACCCTTTGCGGACAAGCTAAATATGGACAGCATTATTATGACTTTGGCGAAGGCGGATTGGTATACACCGCACCAAATCAAGTTTTTGAATTGAATCACCAACCGAGTACTGGTTTTTTATTACTCATTCATCCTGACTTTTTGTTAAGCTATCCATTGGCAAATAAAATCAAGCAATTTGGTTTTTTTGGATATGCGACCAACGAGGCATTACATATTTCAGACAAGGAGAAAGAGACTATATTTTCAATATTCAAAATAATTGATGAGGAATTACGAAGTAGAATTGATGATTTTAGCCAAGATGTAATCATCTCACAGATAGAACTATTGTTGAATTATAGCAACCGCTATTACAAAAGACAATTCATCACCCGAAAAGTAGTAAACAACGACTTGCTACAGAAGTTGGAAGAAATTTTAGATGATTACTTCAACAATAATAAAACCTTAACTCAAGGGATTCCGACCGTACAGTCTCTTGCTGAACAGCTCAATATTTCATCAAGTTATTTAAGCGACCTTTTACGTTCTTTGATTGGGCAAAGTGCCCAGCACTACATCCACAGTAAACTCATTGAAAAGGCCAAAGAAAAGCTGTCTACGACAAATTTTACGGTGAGCGAAATTGCCTATGAACTGGGGTTTGAACACGCTCAATCATTTAGCAAGCTTTTCAAGTCAAAAACAAACCTTTCCCCTCTGGAATTCAGGCAATCCTTTAACTAA
- a CDS encoding Crp/Fnr family transcriptional regulator, with protein MDKLINYLLEFGQLNQQQLDLIKRKAQVLELKKGNYFSEAGKIPRQVAFIEEGIFRVCYYNSEGDEITKYFVDENNFAVDIYSFNQKIPSSEYVQAVTDCTLLVFSSESLNDLSATIIQWDSIINKITEKALVDKVNKLSPMLAEDATTRYLNFLEKFPNLANRIPLSYLASYLGITQSSLSRIRKSI; from the coding sequence ATGGACAAATTAATAAACTATCTGTTGGAATTTGGGCAGCTAAATCAACAGCAACTTGACTTGATAAAGAGAAAAGCACAGGTATTGGAGTTGAAAAAAGGCAATTACTTTTCTGAAGCAGGGAAAATTCCAAGACAAGTAGCATTCATAGAAGAAGGCATCTTTCGAGTTTGTTACTACAACAGCGAAGGAGATGAAATCACCAAATACTTTGTTGATGAAAACAATTTTGCAGTGGACATATACAGCTTCAATCAAAAAATCCCATCTTCGGAATATGTACAGGCTGTAACAGATTGTACACTGCTTGTATTTTCTTCAGAGTCACTTAATGATTTATCAGCTACTATCATTCAATGGGACAGTATTATCAATAAAATAACCGAAAAAGCATTGGTTGATAAAGTAAATAAACTAAGCCCAATGTTAGCCGAGGATGCCACTACACGGTATCTAAATTTTCTTGAAAAGTTTCCGAATTTAGCCAACAGAATTCCGCTTTCCTATCTTGCATCCTACTTGGGGATCACACAATCATCACTAAGTAGAATTAGAAAAAGCATCTGA
- a CDS encoding SDR family NAD(P)-dependent oxidoreductase produces MDSIIITGATSGIGYECALQMARMAKNEQIIIPARNIKAGKEVIEKIRDKTGHKNLTSLELDLASLQSIREFSEKLSREKELSISILINNAGVQNIGETQYTTDGFEQTFGVNHLGAFALTMQLLPFMKNNGHITFTSSETHDPALKTPIEPPIYTSAQELAYPKETTEKPNIVGQRRYSTSKLCNIMTAYELQERLKHTNIRVNAYDPGLTPGTGLARTYTPVMRFLWKNIFPVLTLFKSNIHTPAQAGKNLANLAYSEKYKDLKGIYFSDSKVVKTSVDSYKKDFQKDLWNGSLELTKTTFTE; encoded by the coding sequence ATGGATTCAATAATTATTACAGGTGCAACCAGCGGTATTGGTTATGAGTGTGCCTTACAAATGGCTCGAATGGCCAAAAACGAACAAATTATCATTCCTGCCAGAAATATAAAAGCAGGAAAAGAAGTGATTGAAAAGATAAGGGACAAAACAGGTCATAAAAACCTAACGTCTTTGGAATTGGATTTGGCTTCATTACAATCTATCCGTGAATTCTCGGAGAAATTATCAAGAGAAAAAGAACTATCCATTTCTATTTTGATAAACAATGCAGGCGTACAGAATATTGGTGAAACGCAATATACCACAGACGGATTTGAACAGACATTTGGTGTAAATCATTTAGGTGCATTTGCCTTGACAATGCAATTACTGCCCTTCATGAAAAATAACGGCCATATAACATTCACATCTAGTGAGACTCACGACCCAGCATTAAAAACACCCATAGAACCTCCTATTTATACAAGTGCCCAAGAACTTGCTTACCCAAAAGAAACTACCGAAAAACCTAACATAGTTGGACAAAGAAGGTATTCCACGTCAAAGTTGTGCAACATAATGACGGCATACGAATTACAAGAGCGATTAAAACACACAAATATCAGGGTAAATGCTTACGACCCAGGATTAACACCAGGTACAGGACTTGCAAGAACTTACACACCTGTCATGCGATTTTTGTGGAAAAATATCTTCCCTGTATTGACCTTATTCAAAAGCAATATCCATACACCAGCGCAAGCAGGAAAAAATTTAGCAAACCTTGCGTATTCTGAGAAATACAAAGACTTAAAAGGAATTTATTTCTCAGACAGTAAAGTGGTTAAAACATCTGTTGATTCTTACAAAAAGGATTTTCAAAAAGACCTGTGGAATGGCAGCCTAGAACTGACAAAAACCACATTTACAGAATAA
- a CDS encoding type II toxin-antitoxin system PemK/MazF family toxin, whose translation MKTRPYVIISPNELNFNIKTVTVAPMTTKSHNYPTRIQVYQNRKKGWVVLDQIRTIDKQRIIKFYDKLSDKEISEVKQAIKETFVD comes from the coding sequence CTGAAGACAAGGCCATACGTGATAATATCTCCAAACGAACTAAACTTCAACATCAAAACAGTTACGGTTGCTCCGATGACTACTAAGTCGCATAATTACCCAACGAGAATCCAAGTTTACCAAAACAGGAAAAAAGGTTGGGTTGTACTCGATCAAATCAGAACGATCGACAAGCAAAGAATTATCAAATTCTATGACAAGCTTTCTGATAAAGAAATCTCAGAAGTCAAACAAGCGATCAAAGAAACATTCGTTGATTGA
- a CDS encoding acyl-CoA dehydrogenase family protein yields the protein MEAQTAKRSIKGGEFLIRETAAADIFIPSEFTEEQKMMAQATKDFIDKEIQPIREKIEKQEGNIVPDLMTKAGELGLLGVSIPEEYGGLGMNFNTSMLIADIIGETGSFSTTYGAHTGIGTLPILYYGTEEQKKKYLPLISSGEWKSCYCLTEPDAGSDANSGKTKATLSDDGKHYLINGQKMWISNAGFADLFIVFAKIDDDKKLTAFIVEKTFGGITMNDEEVKLGIKGSSTRQVFFNDCKVPVENMLSDRENGFKIAVNILNIGRIKLGAGVLGGCKEVANYSVNYANERKQFNTAISSFGAIKHKLAEMAIQTWVTEAASYRAGQNIDDCIADLIADGMEDGQAKLKSFEQFSIECAIIKIIGSEALDYVVDQGVQIYGGMGFSEDAPMARAYRDARITRIYEGTNEINRMLMVGMILKRAMKGELNIMEPAMAVAKELTAVPSFDMPDMSKPFAEEKEVLKRLKKSVLMVAGKAAQTFGPAFETEQEIMMDVADMMIQIYAAESAVLRAEKLVSIQGAEASKLQINAAKVYLYDAADKINKAGKDAIASFTAGDEQKVMLMGLKRFTKTNPVNVKVLRREIAEHMIAENKYTL from the coding sequence ATGGAAGCCCAAACAGCAAAAAGATCTATCAAAGGCGGAGAGTTCCTCATCAGAGAAACTGCCGCTGCGGATATTTTCATTCCTTCGGAGTTCACCGAAGAGCAAAAGATGATGGCGCAGGCCACCAAGGATTTTATTGACAAAGAAATTCAGCCTATTCGTGAAAAGATCGAAAAGCAAGAAGGCAACATCGTACCCGACCTGATGACCAAAGCGGGTGAGCTCGGCCTACTGGGTGTATCCATCCCCGAAGAGTATGGCGGGCTGGGCATGAACTTCAACACCTCCATGCTGATCGCAGACATCATCGGCGAGACGGGTTCGTTTTCGACGACCTACGGTGCACACACAGGGATCGGCACACTCCCTATACTCTACTACGGTACCGAAGAACAAAAGAAAAAATACCTCCCCCTCATCTCATCGGGCGAATGGAAATCCTGCTACTGCCTCACGGAACCAGACGCGGGGTCAGATGCCAACTCTGGCAAAACCAAAGCAACACTATCCGATGACGGCAAACACTACCTCATCAACGGACAAAAAATGTGGATCTCCAATGCGGGATTTGCAGATCTATTCATCGTCTTTGCGAAGATCGATGACGACAAAAAACTCACGGCTTTCATCGTCGAAAAGACATTTGGTGGGATCACGATGAACGACGAAGAAGTGAAGTTGGGAATCAAGGGGTCATCGACCCGCCAAGTTTTTTTCAACGACTGCAAAGTCCCCGTAGAAAACATGCTCTCTGACCGAGAAAACGGTTTCAAAATCGCCGTAAACATCCTCAACATCGGCCGAATCAAACTCGGTGCGGGTGTACTCGGAGGATGCAAGGAAGTAGCAAACTACTCGGTCAACTATGCCAACGAAAGAAAGCAGTTCAACACGGCGATCTCTAGCTTTGGCGCCATCAAGCACAAGCTCGCAGAGATGGCCATCCAAACTTGGGTCACCGAAGCGGCCTCCTACCGTGCGGGTCAAAACATCGACGACTGCATAGCAGATCTGATTGCCGACGGCATGGAAGACGGACAGGCCAAACTCAAGAGTTTTGAGCAGTTCTCCATCGAGTGTGCCATCATCAAAATCATCGGATCAGAAGCCCTCGACTATGTGGTCGATCAAGGCGTACAGATCTACGGTGGCATGGGATTCTCAGAAGACGCGCCTATGGCACGTGCCTACCGAGATGCACGGATCACACGCATCTACGAAGGCACCAACGAGATCAACCGCATGCTCATGGTCGGTATGATCCTCAAGCGCGCGATGAAAGGCGAGCTCAACATCATGGAACCTGCCATGGCAGTCGCCAAAGAATTGACTGCAGTGCCGTCATTCGACATGCCGGATATGTCCAAGCCCTTTGCCGAAGAAAAAGAAGTCCTCAAGCGACTCAAAAAATCCGTGCTCATGGTAGCGGGTAAGGCTGCACAGACTTTCGGCCCGGCATTTGAGACGGAGCAAGAGATCATGATGGATGTAGCGGATATGATGATTCAGATCTACGCTGCTGAGTCCGCTGTACTACGCGCGGAGAAGCTCGTATCTATCCAAGGCGCCGAAGCGAGCAAGCTGCAAATCAATGCAGCGAAAGTGTACCTCTACGATGCAGCAGACAAAATCAACAAAGCAGGCAAGGATGCCATCGCATCGTTCACCGCTGGAGACGAACAAAAGGTCATGCTGATGGGATTGAAACGATTCACCAAGACGAACCCCGTCAACGTGAAAGTACTCCGACGTGAGATTGCTGAGCACATGATCGCCGAAAACAAATACACTCTTTGA
- a CDS encoding multidrug effflux MFS transporter, with protein sequence MRSWKIPKESFLITILLASLVTLSPFAIDTYLAAMPMMAEVFGVHLSVIELTITLYFLGFAIGNFIGGPLSDSFGRKTVALLGIGLYGLSSLLISVSTSIEVILVLRVLQAFGGGFATVTSNVFISDWYEGKHVARLVTITSMMMMLAPLIAPVLGAVLISHFGWESVFYFLFGFSCVLFLVFSVFVSESRDQALITRRLTTRQLFDKYKTFFEDRQSIIFLFSISLSMSGMYVFITSASFIYLDFFAVDPYYFPYLFAANIILNVMLSFVNTQLLKYYRPRYILRAGMLLQLVAGVILFVSVRLDEPSFWGVFGGVVLFIGSLGLVFGNGTAVILNHNPKVSSSANAAIGISRFVLGFLVGSVIALFHADDLVPVGTAMFLCTLAGNVMYNIGMRYKGHRAVS encoded by the coding sequence ATGAGAAGTTGGAAAATACCTAAGGAGTCATTCCTGATTACGATTTTGTTGGCCAGTCTGGTGACACTATCGCCGTTTGCTATAGATACTTACCTAGCCGCTATGCCGATGATGGCAGAGGTGTTTGGCGTGCATCTCAGCGTCATTGAGCTTACGATTACGTTGTATTTTCTAGGGTTTGCCATCGGGAACTTTATAGGAGGGCCGCTGTCTGATTCGTTTGGGCGCAAGACCGTGGCTCTGCTAGGAATAGGGCTGTATGGGCTTTCGTCTTTGTTGATCTCTGTCAGTACTTCGATTGAGGTGATCTTGGTGCTGCGGGTCTTGCAGGCATTTGGTGGAGGTTTTGCCACGGTCACCTCCAATGTCTTCATCAGTGACTGGTACGAAGGCAAGCATGTCGCTCGGTTGGTGACCATCACCAGTATGATGATGATGCTTGCACCGTTGATTGCTCCTGTGTTAGGCGCTGTTTTGATCAGTCATTTTGGTTGGGAGTCGGTCTTTTACTTTCTGTTTGGTTTTTCATGTGTGCTGTTTCTGGTCTTCTCGGTTTTTGTATCCGAATCTAGGGATCAAGCCTTGATCACGCGGAGACTCACGACACGGCAGTTGTTTGACAAGTACAAGACCTTCTTTGAAGACCGCCAATCGATTATATTCTTGTTCTCGATTAGCCTGTCCATGTCTGGAATGTATGTTTTCATCACCAGTGCATCCTTTATCTATTTGGATTTCTTCGCGGTTGATCCGTATTACTTTCCGTATTTGTTTGCCGCCAACATCATTTTGAATGTCATGTTGTCCTTCGTCAATACGCAGTTGCTCAAATACTATCGTCCGAGATACATTCTGCGTGCGGGGATGCTGTTGCAGTTGGTGGCGGGCGTGATTCTATTCGTGTCTGTCCGCCTGGACGAACCTTCGTTTTGGGGAGTGTTCGGAGGTGTCGTGCTCTTTATCGGTAGTCTGGGGTTGGTGTTTGGCAATGGCACAGCGGTCATCTTGAATCACAACCCCAAGGTGAGTTCATCTGCCAATGCTGCGATAGGGATTTCTAGGTTTGTTTTGGGGTTTCTGGTAGGTAGTGTTATCGCACTGTTCCACGCCGATGACTTGGTGCCAGTCGGTACGGCGATGTTTCTCTGTACCCTTGCGGGGAATGTGATGTACAACATCGGGATGCGCTACAAAGGGCACAGGGCAGTCAGCTGA
- a CDS encoding TonB-dependent receptor produces MKNSILTALFNLLCIPILLGQITGQVHDTDGEPLPGVSVYIMGSYDGTTTDIEGRFSFRTHEVGEQTLVASFIGYKTHEEVLTMGESHRLDIRLKEEVNRLSGVTITAGSFEASDEQKATVLKPLDIAMTAGAGADVSGALNMLPGTTTNGETGRLFVRGGTANETQAFVDGIWVSNFYTTTPSNVPSRGRFDPFLFKGTFFSTGGYSAEYGQALSSVLSLNSLDLADETITDISLMSVGGAVAHTQRWDQGSVYAKIEYMNLDPYMNLVKQTYDWKDGFTSANGTFMLRQKINKQDMLKVYANYDRSGFHAIIPSINNPAGDDTKVQNDNTYLNATYKKGLGDAGMAYFGVSYGLYHQDTDYNAIRVEGQNKAVHAKSYYTTDIGSLSLKAGGEMIRADEKEDTRLADNSAFDRAYDNTQLAGFVEGDYFLTQALTLRAGLRYAHYSVFEEGQWSPRVSMAYKTGEYSQVSAAFGQFHQLPQRDLMLAAQDYILPEQADHYILSYQRIKEGFTFRGELYYKTYEDLVKYDADDMYNPTTYINSGEGYARGIDLFFRDAKTIKNADYWISYSFIDSKRDYRNYPQQVRPEFAAMHNVSVVYKHFIPVIRTQIGATWDFNSGRPYNDPNEDEFNNQKTKYYANLSFNFAFLYRPHVILYASATNLLGRDNVFGYDYADMPDASGVYDSQAIGQQAKRFFFVGVFISLTKDKKTNQLEYL; encoded by the coding sequence ATGAAAAATTCAATTCTAACCGCACTATTTAATCTACTCTGTATTCCCATCCTTTTGGGACAGATCACGGGACAGGTACATGACACGGATGGCGAGCCATTGCCGGGCGTGAGTGTCTACATCATGGGGAGCTATGATGGCACTACCACGGATATAGAGGGCCGGTTCTCGTTTCGCACACATGAGGTAGGCGAGCAGACTTTGGTCGCTAGTTTCATCGGGTACAAGACCCACGAGGAGGTACTGACGATGGGCGAGTCACATCGCTTAGACATTCGTCTCAAAGAGGAAGTCAACCGCCTCTCAGGTGTCACCATCACGGCAGGGAGTTTTGAGGCGAGTGATGAGCAAAAGGCTACCGTACTCAAACCGCTGGATATTGCGATGACTGCTGGTGCGGGGGCGGATGTTTCGGGCGCACTCAATATGCTGCCCGGGACGACTACCAATGGGGAGACGGGACGTCTCTTTGTCCGAGGAGGTACAGCCAACGAGACGCAGGCCTTTGTCGATGGGATCTGGGTGAGCAACTTCTACACCACCACACCGAGCAACGTCCCTAGCCGGGGGCGATTCGATCCGTTTTTATTCAAAGGGACATTCTTCAGTACTGGGGGCTACTCTGCGGAGTATGGACAGGCGCTGTCTTCTGTGCTTTCACTCAATTCGCTGGATCTGGCCGATGAGACGATTACCGATATCAGTCTGATGTCGGTAGGAGGAGCTGTAGCCCATACGCAGCGTTGGGATCAGGGGTCGGTGTATGCCAAGATAGAATACATGAACCTGGACCCCTACATGAACCTCGTCAAGCAGACGTACGATTGGAAGGATGGTTTCACGTCAGCCAATGGCACGTTTATGCTTCGACAGAAGATCAACAAACAAGACATGCTGAAGGTCTATGCCAACTATGACCGCAGTGGATTTCATGCCATCATCCCCAGCATCAACAACCCCGCGGGAGACGATACCAAAGTCCAAAACGACAACACTTATCTCAATGCGACTTACAAGAAAGGTCTTGGGGATGCAGGCATGGCTTACTTTGGGGTATCCTATGGTCTATACCACCAAGATACCGACTACAATGCCATCCGGGTAGAGGGGCAAAATAAGGCAGTGCATGCCAAGAGCTACTATACCACGGACATCGGGAGTTTGTCCCTCAAAGCAGGAGGGGAGATGATCCGCGCGGACGAAAAGGAGGATACCCGATTGGCGGACAACTCAGCGTTTGATCGTGCCTATGACAATACACAACTGGCGGGGTTTGTAGAAGGGGACTATTTCCTGACACAGGCACTGACGCTGCGTGCAGGCCTTCGCTATGCGCACTATTCGGTGTTTGAGGAGGGACAGTGGTCACCACGTGTCTCGATGGCTTACAAGACAGGTGAATACTCGCAGGTCTCCGCAGCTTTTGGGCAGTTTCATCAGTTGCCGCAGCGTGACCTGATGCTCGCCGCGCAGGATTACATCTTGCCAGAGCAGGCGGATCACTACATCCTCAGCTACCAGCGTATCAAAGAAGGTTTCACCTTCCGCGGGGAGCTGTACTACAAGACCTATGAGGATTTGGTGAAGTACGATGCGGATGATATGTACAACCCGACGACCTACATCAATTCAGGGGAGGGCTATGCGCGCGGGATCGACTTATTCTTTAGGGATGCCAAAACGATCAAGAATGCAGACTACTGGATATCGTACTCCTTCATAGACAGCAAGCGGGACTACCGCAACTATCCTCAGCAAGTGCGACCGGAGTTTGCGGCGATGCACAATGTGTCGGTGGTGTACAAGCATTTCATTCCTGTGATCCGTACGCAGATTGGTGCGACGTGGGACTTCAACAGTGGTCGCCCGTACAACGACCCCAACGAGGATGAATTCAACAATCAGAAAACGAAGTACTATGCCAATTTGAGTTTCAACTTTGCCTTTTTGTACCGACCCCATGTCATCCTCTATGCATCTGCGACCAATCTGCTCGGCAGAGACAATGTCTTCGGCTATGACTATGCCGACATGCCAGATGCTAGCGGAGTGTACGATTCGCAAGCGATAGGCCAGCAGGCCAAGCGCTTCTTCTTCGTGGGCGTGTTTATCTCCCTGACCAAAGACAAGAAAACCAACCAACTAGAATATTTATAA
- a CDS encoding DUF2141 domain-containing protein, whose translation MKKLFLIAMCLLTWTAQAGGNKHQVTVVVKNIKANTGEIRAGLYVSESSFLKQGVYVSQKVTGNDELTLVFDPVEAGVYAVSIYHDENANGELDTWVFGIPAEPYGFSNDAKGSYGPPSFADAQFEVATDQNITITLH comes from the coding sequence ATGAAAAAACTATTCCTTATCGCCATGTGTTTGTTGACCTGGACTGCTCAGGCAGGAGGCAACAAACACCAAGTGACCGTAGTGGTCAAAAATATCAAAGCCAATACGGGTGAGATCAGAGCAGGCCTGTATGTCAGCGAATCGAGTTTCCTCAAACAAGGAGTCTACGTCTCTCAAAAGGTAACGGGAAACGATGAACTGACACTGGTCTTTGACCCTGTAGAAGCTGGCGTCTATGCGGTCAGCATCTACCATGACGAAAATGCCAACGGCGAACTGGACACTTGGGTGTTTGGGATCCCTGCCGAACCCTATGGTTTCTCCAATGACGCCAAGGGCTCTTATGGCCCTCCGAGTTTCGCAGATGCGCAATTCGAGGTAGCGACTGATCAAAATATTACGATCACACTTCATTAA
- a CDS encoding sensor histidine kinase, with protein MTNENGGCVSRRDKWKRQVRMLVVIPIIGSLVISYFFCPQCISEGDYGQFALSVLVSYLYWIALSVGNSLLVDGLGRYLDWLHKPVERTIASLILMILYTVFVVFVMNYVIVAYLMHKDFWEMLYGGHLKGSIITTVSIALFISMFFHARGFFVSWRDAAVQNEKLNTENATSKLETLKSQVNPHFLFNSLNALTSLVYDDQQKAVDFIHKLSDVYRYVLQSQNQELVPLSDELAFTQSFVYLNEIRFGKNFAVTITGMDQMAGQDHVPPLALQMLVENCIKHNEISKERPLSIQIDYRSDSVLVSNNLNPIQQEKPDSTGLGLKNITSRYSYLSDREVKVTTDQSQFTVEVPIIKLETS; from the coding sequence ATGACGAATGAAAATGGCGGATGTGTCTCCCGCAGAGACAAATGGAAGAGACAGGTACGAATGCTTGTGGTGATTCCGATCATCGGGAGTTTGGTAATCTCCTACTTTTTTTGTCCGCAGTGCATCAGTGAGGGGGACTATGGTCAGTTTGCTCTTTCGGTATTGGTGTCGTACCTCTATTGGATCGCACTCTCGGTAGGCAACAGCTTGTTGGTAGATGGTCTGGGACGATACCTTGATTGGTTGCACAAACCTGTCGAGCGAACCATCGCCTCGTTGATCCTGATGATTCTCTATACGGTGTTTGTCGTTTTTGTGATGAACTATGTCATCGTAGCGTACTTGATGCACAAGGACTTTTGGGAGATGCTGTACGGTGGACACCTCAAGGGAAGCATCATTACGACGGTTTCTATTGCCTTGTTTATCTCGATGTTCTTTCATGCGCGTGGTTTTTTCGTGTCGTGGCGAGATGCAGCGGTGCAAAACGAGAAACTGAATACGGAAAACGCTACCTCCAAACTAGAAACCCTCAAGAGCCAGGTCAATCCGCACTTCCTGTTCAACAGTCTCAATGCCCTGACTTCATTGGTCTACGATGACCAGCAAAAGGCGGTGGACTTCATCCATAAGCTGTCGGATGTCTACCGCTATGTACTCCAAAGCCAAAATCAGGAATTGGTGCCGCTCTCGGACGAACTGGCGTTCACCCAGTCGTTTGTCTATCTCAACGAGATCCGCTTTGGGAAGAACTTTGCCGTGACCATTACCGGTATGGATCAAATGGCTGGCCAAGATCATGTGCCTCCTCTGGCGCTACAGATGCTTGTAGAGAACTGTATCAAGCACAACGAGATCTCCAAAGAAAGACCCTTGTCGATACAGATAGACTATCGCTCAGACTCTGTCCTCGTGTCCAATAACCTGAACCCGATACAGCAAGAAAAGCCCGATTCGACGGGACTAGGACTAAAAAACATCACTTCGCGCTACAGCTATCTCAGCGACCGTGAAGTCAAAGTCACGACCGATCAAAGCCAGTTCACCGTCGAGGTACCCATCATCAAACTAGAGACCTCATGA